The following DNA comes from Cololabis saira isolate AMF1-May2022 chromosome 7, fColSai1.1, whole genome shotgun sequence.
AGGGAGTAAATGGAGATGTCACTTATGATTTTGGACATGTTACTGAGGATGTGATGGAGGCATTTAGTATCAACAATAAAGCTGGAGACATACGTATAATTGGTGATATTGATTATGAAAAGACAACATCATATGAAATACGAGTAAAAGCGAAGGATGGGTTGGGGCTCTCATCTTATGCTAATGTAATCATTTCTATCACTGACGTGAACGACAACGCCCCTGTAGTCAGTCTGAAATCACTGTCCAATCCCATATCAGAGGACACACCACCTGGTACAGAGGTGGGAATCTTTAATGTGCAGGACAGAGACTCTGAGAATAACAGACAGGTCCGCTGCTCCATTCAGCAAAACGCCCCCTTTAAATTGGTTCCTTCTATTAAAAACTATTATTCTCTGGTGACCACAGGACAACTGGACCGTGAACTAGTGTCTGATTACAACATTACAATCTCTGCTACTGATGAGGGCTCTCCACCTCTGTCCTCTTCTAAAACTGTTCAGTTATCTGTAGCTGACATCAACGACAACCCACCTGTGTTTGAGGAACAGTCCTACAGcgcatatgtgactgaaaataaCAAACCTGGCTCCACTTTGTGTTCCGTTAGTGCTCGAGACCCCGACTGGAGACAAAACGGTACAGTGATTTATTCTCTGTTACCTGGTGAGGTGTACGGTGCCCGGGTGTCCTCCTATGTATCTGTTAATGGAGACACGGGGGTGATCCACGCTGTGAGATCGTTTGATTATGAACAGTTCAGGAGTTTTAAAGTTCACGTGATGGCCAGAGACAACGGATCTCCTCCCCTCAGCAGCAACGTGACCGTCAGTGTGTTTATATCAGATGTGAACGACAACTCTCCTCAGATACTGTACCCCGCCCCAGAGGGCAGCTCCTTCATGACCGAGCTGGTCCCCAAAGCTGCACATGGAGGCTCTCTGGTGTCCAAAGTGATAGCAGTGGACGCAGATTCCGGACAGAACGCCTGGTTGTCCTATCATATCGTCAAATCTACTGATCCTGGACTTTTCAGTATTGGTCTCCACAGCGGAGAGATCAGGATCCAGCGGGATATTTCAGAATCTGACAATATGAAACAGAATCTTATTGTAGCAGTGAAAGATAACGGACAACCCGCTCTGTCTGCCACATGTTCCATCTATTTACTGATTTCTGATAACTTGGCTGAGGTGCCAGAACTGAAGGATATTTCTTATGATGAGAAGAATTCCAAACTAACTTCTTATCTGATCATCACGCTGGTTTCTGTCTCCACCTTCTTtctgaccttcatcatcatcattttggGTGTGAGATTTTGTCATAGAAGAAAACCCAGACTGTTGTTTGATGGAGCAGTTGCCATCCCTGGTGCTTATCTCCCTCCTAATTACGCAGATGTTGATGGCACAGGAACTTTACGCAGCACTTACAATTATGACTCCTACCTGACAACAGGATCCAGAACCAGTGACTTTAAGTTTGTTTCATCTTACAATGACAACACGCTTCCTGCTGACCAGACTATGAAGAAATGTCCCTCAGACTTTGCCGATGCGTTTGGTGAGCTGGAAGACTGTACAGAGGTATGAATACATTCAAACAAATTTTACAAATGTCTTTTAAAAACAATCCGTTGCTGCAATTGTTTTACATATTTGAATTCAATCAATGGCATGAATCCAGACTATGAATGTATCAATGTCTTGCCCACACCTATCTACCTTTGAACCAGGtttacttttccttttcttctcctcttttaGTTTTCCACTTTAAAGCAACTGTTGATAATGTGAATTTAGGACTTCACTGTATGCCCGCAACAGTATATTTGCTTGGAGATTGATTGAagttttattaataataataattaccttttcaataaaacattttaactcAACTTTAGCTCTTTTTCTTCAATACATCTCCTGTAATCAACATTAGAATATCAGGCAAAGTTGTTATTTATCTTAAATCTTTTTGTTACATCAACAAATCTTCTAAAGTCAACATTTTCACAAttaatatgtttgtttttataaaacatgaacataacaacaaccaccatttttatcattattattaacattataCAAGAGTTGTTTTAATGGAAGaatacattcatacatttttttcatgGCTTCTCAGCCAGTATCTTTTTAATGCGTTTTGGCATAAATGATTGTGACATGgacataaatattattattatcatcatcaattCAATCACTCTTCTGCACTTGGAAGTGTTCTTTTGACAACTGGTTTGAGGAAAAGCATTCATGTTGGTGGCATTGTTGGATACGTGTAATAATTATTGTCAGGTTTTCTTAGTTTTGTTGAATGTTTAGCCTACACTTGAATTGATGCCTTTATTGCCATTGTACAAATGAATTTGGGGCTCTGAAGTGCTTTTTTTAGGTGAGAAAGTAGTGAAGACTGTGTTCAGGATGCTGGTTCTTAAAAAGAGGTTATTGACGTCATATTTGCTCTGGGGTGTATTTGCTTTCTTCTTGTGTTTGAAGTTTGGTGCCAGTGATTCACtgtgcttcttttctttttattcatgtatttatttttcgtGACATACTGGCTGTTCTTACTCTTCTGTAAGGTGCAGCAAGATTACCGCACTATGATTCAGTCTTTTCACAACCATTGCTTTGTCATCACTGCATGTCGGACCTCTTTGATTTTGAAGTATAGATAtcatgatgagaaaaaaagaagaaaagagagctGGTGTTGTAGTCGGTATTCAAGTTGATAGAGGACATTTTATTCATAAAACTGCGAAGcctaaatcttttttatttagtttattttttctttggtaATCCAAATTCGGTCCTGAGCAAGAAATTCATACAGCTTTGTTCTTAGTTTCCAACTTTACAGAACATCATATTACCTATAAATCTGCATCGTCATACAAAAGTTCTGTCGGTGTCAGCGGCTGTggcattttatctttatttatatgTTAAATACAATATAATTGTTTACTTTACTCATCTGCTGTTCATTGCCAGACTACCAACAGTTCCTCAGTGTCTATAACATGATGAAGTACCTACATCTGCTTTCTTAGAAGGTTTCTATGCACCGTGACTGGTGAGGGATATGGATGATCCTGTACTTGTAAGAATATGTCACGCTCGCATCATAGAAACATTTTTATGATAGCCAGACGATTTATTTCAAATGATTATATGGACAGAAGCAATCATTTACAATAAATTCAGAGGGGTTGATTTTCTCATATGAGCTACATATCATAATTCTGTATTCTTCATAGGCtgtaaaattaaaacatttcagTAGACAATTTGTTTCCCTGAAAATTGTCACGATAAAATATGTTGATTTTTATTGTCTACAATTTACATTAgaaaacaaactcaatgcaATTCAAGCCATACATTGTTAATCATTATGAATCTGCTTACAACTTGATTAACGATGAGAAATATAATATCtctaaaaagattttttttttaagttaagtcTGTCTGGTTGTGGAAAAATATCACTCAAACCAGACcgttgttttaactttttttgaTGTTGTTATAGTTATgaagcttttccttttttttctaaaggagaaaaacaaatcaaagtgaGGAAAATTAAGCATAACAGAAGGTTGGCATCACCTACCCAAGAGTGATTATCAACATGCAGATACTGAAATCACTTACCCGGACAGACAAGTGTTTCacaaaatatgaataaatattttcttttaaatctcacaAAATCACCTGATTACTATAAAACCAATTTATTTGGATGACCTCAATATGAAATATATTTtgcaaactaactaactaactggaGCATATCAGTTAAGAAACAAAAGATTAAGCAGCGACAAAACTTGAATTGATTATTTAACTATAACCATCTTTTATGAAGGCAAATGAGGTGGTTTACAGTCATCTAAAACCCTGACTTTCATATCAGTCCAGCTTATGGACAAAAGTTTCAATGTTCTATGATATAAAACTCATGGGAAAGTGCAATAGAACATATTAACTGTAACCATATTATTATCTCCATCAGGTGTTAAAGGTCCATCTTCTTTTAGATGCAGAAGACATGTAATATCTTTGATATGTTTTACAGTATATAGTTCATATTTGGAGACCGTTCTGGAACACTAATTGCCCCCCATGAATTCAACATTACTGTCTTCAGTCAGATCCTTCATCAGATCCACACAGCCATGAACATCCACTCTCATTTTATTTTAGGAATCTTGGGTATGCTCCAACATCAAATTTGCCTTTGTGGATTAATACAATATTGTTGAACTGCATTTACAAATAGAATATCATGTCCGAAAAATGACCAgcttttatgttattttaactCACGGTGGCGCTGTGCACTAATATGAAGATGTTTCAGTTTCTCTCACCTTTGGAGTGGACAAGCATTCGTGTGCTCTTGTCTCTAGATACGGATTTGTATTTGCAGTTCGTGTTGTGGAATAACCTTATTGTTTTCCCGATTTTATTtaccatcttttttttaattcctcaGTAATGATGGATTGGaaaataatcttttttcatGCGAGTGGATATTATTTCCTCTTTCTTTGGTTCCATGTCGCTTATGGAGACATGAGCTATTCTTTTCCAGAGGAGATGAAACGAGGATCAGTTATTGGAAATGTTGCCAAAGATCTGGGGCTGCAGGCGGGGATACTTTCAACCAGAAGTGCACGTATTGATAGCGAGGAGACTGATGAACGTTACTGTGACATAAACGTGAACAGCGGAGAGCTGATTGTGACGGAAAGGATTGATCGTGAGGCTCTTTGTGACGAAAAGGCTTCGTGCATCATAAAGCTGGAGCTGGTGCTGGAGAATCCTCTCGAGCTCCATCGCGTCAGTCTTCATATTCAAGATATTAATGACAACACACCAAAGTTTAAAGATGAATCTATCAATCTAGAAATCCAAGAGTCGGCCGACAGGGGAGCTCGGTTTCTAATAGAAGAAGCGCACGATGCGGATGTGGGGCAAAATTCAGTTCAACAATATAGCCTACAGAAAAATGATAACTTCGTCTTAGCTGCTGATGGAAACAAAATAGAGCTTGTTCTTGATAAAGAGCTTGATCGTGAAAAACAGAAGGACATTGATTTGGTCCTCACAGCTCTAGATGGCGGCTCTCCTCAGAGATCAGGTACGGTAGTCATCCACGTCACTGTGTTGG
Coding sequences within:
- the LOC133446996 gene encoding protocadherin gamma-A2-like isoform X38, which gives rise to MMDWKIIFLRACGYYFLFLWFHVTYGDMSYSFPEEMKRGSVIGNVAKDLGLQAGIPSTRSARIDSEETDKRYCDINVNSGELIVTERIDREALCGKKASCIIKLELVLENPLELHRVSLHIQDINDNTPKFKDESINLEIQESAVRGARFLIEEAHDADVGQNSVQQYSLQKNDNFALAADGNKIELVLDKELDREKQKDIDLVLTALDGGSPQRSGTVVIHVTVLDANDNAPVFSQDIYKVSLPENSPVDTLVVTVRASDADEGVNGDVTYDFGHVTEDVMEAFSINNKAGDIRIIGDIDYEKTTSYEIRVKAKDGLGLSSYANVIISITDVNDNAPVVSLKSLSNPISEDTPPGTEVGIFNVQDRDSENNRQVRCSIQQNAPFKLVPSIKNYYSLVTTGQLDRELVSDYNITISATDEGSPPLSSSKTVQLSVADINDNPPVFEEQSYSAYVTENNKPGSTLCSVSARDPDWRQNGTVIYSLLPGEVYGARVSSYVSVNGDTGVIHAVRSFDYEQFRSFKVHVMARDNGSPPLSSNVTVSVFISDVNDNSPQILYPAPEGSSFMTELVPKAAHGGSLVSKVIAVDADSGQNAWLSYHIVKSTDPGLFSIGLHSGEIRIQRDISESDNMKQNLIVAVKDNGQPALSATCSIYLLISDNLAEVPELKDISYDEKNSKLTSYLIITLVSVSTFFLTFIIIILGVRFCHRRKPRLLFDGAVAIPGAYLPPNYADVDGTGTLRSTYNYDSYLTTGSRTSDFKFVSSYNDNTLPADQTMKKCPSDFADAFGELEDCTEQKPPNNDWRFTQGQRPGPSGPHMPYGTHIRWTPKSGTRAAGGPEVAMGTGPWPQPPTEAEQLQALMAAANEVSEATATLGPGTMGLSTRYSPQFTLQHVPDYRQNVYIPGSTATLTSNPQQQQATAQQAAQQALPPPQAAAQVEPPKAAQTPASKKKSTKKEKK